The following are encoded together in the Arcticibacterium luteifluviistationis genome:
- a CDS encoding tetratricopeptide repeat-containing sensor histidine kinase translates to MRKKPLLFLLLNLFSICLYGQNEPYQINNIDSIPIDTALVKLGDAINQMKGEDDAKIKEDLWLTLKRAKATKKPLIIAKTYKELANWHFLSISSENNDSIYYYDNQALQLFLQTDEKELISDAYKTVGFDLNLMQRYAGAEAQFFKGLEVAKAINYQKVINSIHASLAGLYSSTKDYDSALKYSLMVVDAYEKEENTHPLIRAMLTLSGTYVKMEQPKKALETVNKALALVPKLPEEYRNTETFNVRAWRAQAYRALKQYDKALIDYKYSWKGMQEEYGEENANGWKGGIGCVYYLQGKHSEAIPYLKDYIDHLKGKKVYNSSELKDHYLYLAESYKILKQPDLAFKYLSEGKDISINTLQQENDALKSELRVKYDTEQKEETISSQSELITQQKKNQLLSYIVGGLMVLLLSGLFFTYRKNKKKNLQLEELNENLKATNIQLDKRHKENELLLKEIHHRVKNNLEIVSGLLELQSSQIDDPSVQAAMLSSQNRVHSMGIIHQKLYQSEHLTSIEMRDYFVNLGENIMNSFSTDGKVKIECDMPELVLDVDTAISVGLIANELLTNAFKYAFEGKDKGKIEITMKSNGPNDDNLELNITDDGIGKNADSPAKGTGFGTMLIDLLTKQLNGTISYKNENGTKVLLTFVKAKNLA, encoded by the coding sequence ATGAGAAAAAAACCTTTGCTTTTTCTCCTGCTTAACCTCTTTTCAATTTGTTTATACGGACAAAATGAGCCTTATCAAATAAACAACATTGATTCCATTCCCATAGATACCGCCCTAGTAAAACTTGGCGATGCCATTAACCAGATGAAAGGCGAGGATGATGCCAAAATAAAGGAAGATTTATGGCTTACTTTAAAACGAGCAAAAGCCACCAAAAAGCCATTAATAATAGCTAAAACCTATAAAGAACTAGCAAATTGGCATTTCTTAAGCATTAGTTCCGAAAATAACGACTCCATATATTATTACGACAATCAGGCCTTACAACTGTTTCTGCAAACAGATGAGAAAGAACTCATTAGTGATGCATACAAAACTGTGGGTTTTGACCTAAACCTTATGCAGCGTTATGCTGGTGCCGAAGCTCAATTTTTTAAAGGTTTGGAAGTTGCTAAAGCTATTAACTATCAAAAAGTCATAAATTCAATCCATGCGTCTTTGGCAGGTCTTTATTCTAGTACAAAGGATTATGATTCTGCACTAAAATATAGCCTAATGGTGGTGGATGCCTATGAAAAAGAAGAAAATACGCATCCATTAATCAGGGCCATGCTTACCTTAAGTGGTACTTATGTTAAGATGGAGCAGCCAAAAAAAGCACTAGAAACGGTCAATAAAGCATTAGCCTTAGTGCCGAAATTACCGGAAGAATACAGAAACACGGAAACCTTCAATGTAAGGGCATGGCGTGCCCAAGCTTACCGAGCATTAAAACAATACGACAAAGCTTTAATAGATTATAAGTACTCTTGGAAAGGAATGCAAGAGGAATACGGCGAAGAAAATGCAAATGGCTGGAAAGGTGGAATAGGCTGTGTCTATTATTTGCAAGGTAAACATAGTGAGGCTATTCCTTATTTAAAAGATTATATAGACCATTTAAAAGGCAAAAAAGTCTATAACTCCAGCGAACTAAAAGACCACTACCTTTATTTGGCAGAATCATATAAAATACTTAAACAACCCGACTTAGCCTTTAAGTACCTATCAGAAGGAAAAGATATTTCAATCAATACCTTACAGCAAGAAAACGATGCATTAAAAAGTGAACTACGTGTAAAATACGACACCGAACAAAAAGAAGAGACCATTTCATCCCAATCTGAATTGATAACACAGCAGAAAAAAAATCAATTGTTAAGTTACATTGTCGGCGGCTTGATGGTTTTGCTTTTAAGCGGCCTATTCTTTACTTATCGTAAAAACAAAAAGAAAAACCTTCAGCTGGAAGAGCTAAATGAAAACTTAAAAGCCACTAATATTCAGTTAGACAAACGCCACAAAGAGAATGAGCTACTGTTAAAAGAAATACACCATCGCGTTAAAAATAACTTGGAGATAGTATCAGGACTTTTAGAACTGCAGTCGTCTCAAATAGACGACCCTTCCGTACAAGCAGCCATGCTTTCTAGTCAAAATAGGGTGCATTCTATGGGAATCATCCACCAAAAACTATATCAAAGCGAACATCTTACATCTATAGAAATGCGTGATTACTTCGTGAATTTGGGAGAAAACATCATGAACTCTTTTAGCACGGATGGTAAAGTAAAAATAGAATGTGACATGCCTGAACTAGTGTTAGATGTAGACACAGCCATATCTGTAGGGCTAATTGCTAATGAACTACTTACAAATGCCTTCAAATATGCTTTTGAGGGGAAAGACAAGGGTAAAATTGAGATTACCATGAAATCTAATGGCCCTAATGACGACAACCTAGAATTAAATATTACAGATGACGGAATAGGGAAAAACGCTGACAGTCCTGCAAAAGGGACAGGCTTTGGCACCATGCTCATAGACCTCCTCACTAAACAATTAAACGGAACTATCTCTTATAAAAACGAAAACGGAACTAAGGTTTTATTAACTTTTGTCAAAGCCAAAAACCTAGCATGA
- a CDS encoding LytR/AlgR family response regulator transcription factor, producing MINPITILVVEDEMIIAAKISLRLTNLGYEVTGIVPRGEEALLHIEQNAPDIVLLDINLKGSIDGIDTATQIIKSGNQCVIIYLTANNDEATFNRAKTTRPFAFLSKPIKPVELQRTLELCVERILKKREIEEAEDTSTQESSPSEEVQADGEFLSDRIFVKHKDKMVKIFVSDILYIAAERSYCQIFTKKDEYLLSVPLKNVEDKLLKAQFMRIHRSYLVNIKEIDEMTDSHVYIGKRAIPINSSAKEDLFKRLQRV from the coding sequence ATGATAAACCCTATAACAATACTGGTGGTAGAAGACGAAATGATTATCGCCGCCAAAATATCGCTAAGACTTACCAACCTTGGTTATGAGGTGACTGGCATAGTACCTCGTGGTGAAGAAGCACTTTTACACATAGAACAAAATGCACCAGATATTGTCTTGCTAGACATTAACCTTAAAGGAAGCATTGACGGCATTGATACTGCCACACAAATTATCAAAAGTGGCAATCAATGTGTAATTATCTATTTGACAGCCAATAATGACGAAGCTACTTTCAATAGGGCCAAAACTACTCGCCCTTTTGCATTTTTATCAAAACCCATTAAGCCTGTAGAACTCCAAAGAACGCTGGAACTATGTGTGGAACGGATTCTGAAGAAAAGGGAAATAGAAGAAGCCGAAGATACTTCGACGCAAGAATCATCGCCTAGTGAAGAGGTACAAGCTGATGGAGAATTCTTATCCGACAGAATTTTTGTGAAGCACAAAGACAAGATGGTGAAAATATTCGTCAGTGATATTTTGTACATAGCCGCAGAACGCAGCTATTGTCAGATTTTCACAAAAAAGGATGAGTACTTACTTTCTGTTCCACTTAAAAACGTGGAAGACAAGCTTTTAAAAGCTCAGTTTATGAGAATACACAGGTCTTACCTCGTGAATATTAAAGAGATAGACGAAATGACCGACAGCCATGTTTATATAGGTAAACGTGCAATACCAATTAATTCAAGTGCCAAAGAAGATTTATTTAAACGATTACAGCGAGTGTAA
- a CDS encoding LytR/AlgR family response regulator transcription factor, giving the protein MKANIHLGARTSASSHEIIKLEAQDNYTLVHFIDGRKLLSSTTLGTLEKRLQPFRFFRTNRSTVINLDYLDFFTVHYFTGNTLKTSKKNPKDIYLSRRREAAFAACVNA; this is encoded by the coding sequence ATGAAAGCAAATATTCACCTAGGAGCCAGAACAAGTGCTTCAAGCCATGAAATCATTAAACTTGAAGCCCAAGACAATTATACCTTAGTTCACTTTATTGATGGACGAAAGCTACTCTCATCTACCACACTTGGCACCTTAGAAAAGCGACTTCAACCTTTTCGTTTTTTTAGAACAAACCGCTCTACGGTCATTAACCTCGACTATCTCGACTTCTTCACTGTACATTATTTTACAGGAAATACCTTAAAAACTAGCAAGAAAAATCCCAAAGACATATATCTGTCTCGTAGACGCGAGGCGGCTTTTGCTGCTTGTGTGAATGCTTAA
- a CDS encoding immunoglobulin domain-containing protein encodes MKTFSTSIYSLLFVLSYTLTFGQWKTNTVGGNSGDAYYVNGKIKVTSSGGSVGGDNNYQGIVVNHNNFYTAAATINSAFSTVPTANLFKAQAGVPVNITLEILHKFVQEGGNLPPTTHQVFINYFTDDNWGAGDDWYGGTIKSSIGKNEQAYLYDQNINLTKNSQYVHTYEEPAFNGLGRKSTFTGTYTFPVGRTRGWIVIGFREKSYTNYNVSSHNNFVILPFVVEGPMETQVDSLGVTTEPQVPYMVVHNPPGDGSSTTVTNTGTKCRSFEETFSKDQSNTISGSIKLGYKGSVGFISTIDIEAYVEFSGSGTQGSFTTKNSSNQSCMTVGTSLTASSGGGKGAQNNDLFVGYGIDLAYGVGRAVKIIDGNSTKVDTSLIYRPLPETKKIFFKSKSAILADIIHQQSIIDDENRPIKDRASAQYQINVWSQVLANNDANIAAASSQTGENQEFSGNDSPLTFNSTIDYSTSQSIQVEHYISSEVGIQGVVNIGGSGFSLGAKFASNKNFGNIQSSSGGQSQNISITLDDNDPLDNFDLKVVKDPVYGTPIFIIKPALTRSSCPYEEGYAIDQPRLEIVGQTGDTINLNNTTIGTPGTFQVKFCNDSNYDRTYRFGFVSQSNLGDLSLSAAGNVGNQTSPFFVEKNSCTIQNYDVNIARKFSTSPTEFTALKFVLTDNCNNNIGDISSAIFANLDFAIPSPPTNVSVSPNELCTQEPITLTANCQPTYTPTWYSLPTGGAVLALGTSVTLNPTSNITYYVGCQNTDYNRARVATKPILFATPMNSLNLSSDFSANSLQIANTTLTASNKIIDPARVKYKAANSLTFNPGFEAKAGSTFEAEIGGCVD; translated from the coding sequence ATGAAAACATTTTCGACCTCTATTTATTCTTTATTATTCGTTCTATCTTATACTTTAACCTTCGGCCAATGGAAGACAAACACCGTGGGAGGCAACAGTGGTGATGCTTACTACGTAAATGGCAAAATTAAAGTGACTAGCTCAGGAGGTAGCGTAGGTGGAGATAATAACTATCAAGGTATTGTGGTCAATCATAATAATTTTTATACTGCAGCAGCAACTATCAATTCGGCATTTAGTACAGTACCTACTGCAAATTTATTTAAAGCTCAGGCAGGTGTACCAGTTAACATAACACTTGAAATTCTACATAAATTTGTTCAAGAAGGAGGTAACCTCCCTCCAACTACTCACCAGGTATTTATTAATTATTTTACCGATGATAATTGGGGAGCTGGGGATGATTGGTACGGCGGAACCATCAAGAGCTCGATAGGTAAAAATGAGCAAGCCTATCTATATGACCAAAACATTAATCTTACAAAAAACAGTCAGTACGTTCATACTTATGAAGAACCAGCATTTAACGGACTAGGCAGAAAAAGTACTTTTACGGGTACGTATACTTTCCCCGTAGGTAGAACCAGAGGATGGATAGTTATAGGCTTTAGAGAGAAAAGTTATACGAACTATAACGTAAGCAGTCATAATAATTTTGTAATACTTCCATTTGTAGTAGAAGGACCAATGGAAACCCAGGTAGACTCATTAGGAGTAACTACAGAACCGCAAGTACCCTATATGGTAGTTCATAATCCTCCGGGAGATGGAAGCTCTACCACAGTTACCAATACTGGAACAAAGTGCAGGAGTTTTGAAGAAACTTTTTCAAAAGACCAGTCAAATACAATTTCAGGAAGTATCAAACTTGGTTATAAGGGCTCTGTAGGATTTATTTCTACCATTGATATTGAGGCATATGTTGAATTTTCTGGTAGCGGCACCCAAGGTAGTTTTACCACAAAGAATAGTTCTAATCAAAGCTGTATGACTGTCGGAACCTCACTCACAGCTTCTAGTGGAGGCGGCAAAGGTGCTCAGAATAATGATCTCTTTGTAGGATACGGTATAGACCTTGCCTATGGTGTAGGAAGAGCAGTAAAAATCATAGATGGCAATAGCACCAAAGTCGATACTTCACTAATATACAGACCATTACCAGAAACCAAGAAAATTTTCTTCAAAAGTAAGAGTGCAATTCTGGCAGATATTATCCATCAACAATCTATTATTGACGACGAAAATCGCCCCATAAAAGACAGAGCATCAGCACAGTATCAAATTAACGTTTGGAGCCAAGTTTTGGCAAACAATGATGCTAACATAGCGGCTGCGTCCAGTCAAACTGGTGAGAATCAAGAATTTAGCGGTAACGATAGTCCATTAACATTTAATTCTACAATAGATTATTCAACATCACAATCTATTCAAGTAGAACATTATATTTCCTCTGAAGTAGGTATTCAAGGGGTAGTAAATATAGGTGGCTCGGGTTTCAGCCTTGGAGCTAAATTTGCTAGTAACAAGAATTTTGGAAATATTCAGTCTTCATCGGGAGGACAATCACAAAATATTTCCATAACTCTTGACGACAACGACCCACTTGACAACTTCGACTTGAAAGTAGTCAAAGACCCCGTTTACGGAACACCAATTTTCATAATAAAGCCTGCACTTACACGTAGTTCATGTCCTTACGAAGAGGGTTATGCCATTGACCAGCCAAGGCTAGAAATTGTAGGTCAAACTGGAGATACAATTAACCTAAATAATACAACCATTGGAACGCCAGGAACCTTTCAAGTGAAATTTTGCAATGATAGTAACTATGACAGAACCTATAGATTTGGGTTTGTTTCACAATCAAACCTTGGTGATTTATCCCTTTCTGCAGCCGGAAATGTGGGTAATCAAACTAGTCCATTTTTTGTAGAAAAAAACTCTTGTACCATTCAAAACTATGATGTGAATATTGCTCGAAAATTTTCAACCAGCCCAACAGAATTTACAGCTCTAAAGTTTGTTTTGACAGACAATTGTAACAATAATATTGGCGATATAAGCTCCGCCATTTTTGCCAACCTTGATTTTGCAATTCCTTCACCTCCTACAAATGTCTCTGTTTCACCGAACGAACTGTGTACGCAAGAACCCATTACTTTGACGGCAAATTGTCAACCTACTTATACTCCAACTTGGTATAGCTTACCTACTGGAGGGGCCGTTTTGGCACTTGGTACTTCTGTAACTTTAAATCCAACCTCTAACATAACTTATTACGTTGGATGTCAGAATACTGACTACAATCGAGCAAGAGTAGCTACAAAACCTATTCTTTTTGCAACACCAATGAATAGTCTCAATCTCTCTTCCGACTTTTCTGCTAACTCCCTCCAAATAGCCAACACTACCCTCACAGCAAGCAATAAAATAATTGACCCCGCAAGAGTGAAATACAAAGCAGCCAATTCATTGACATTCAACCCAGGCTTTGAGGCCAAAGCCGGTAGTACTTTTGAGGCCGAAATTGGCGGTTGTGTTGATTAA
- a CDS encoding tail fiber domain-containing protein, which produces MKKLYVFLISLISISATGQISSNGTTDGSIIITPKGIQGSSNAGLGRSSMAVGSNALRNNTSAAYDNTAIGDSSLFSNTTGFQNTALGSLTLQNNTTGVTNTAIGNYVLYSNQTGTHNSGTGNLALYANTTGIRNTALGNATLFRSIDKDYSTAVGNFALYYSNAEGNTATGAFALRNVTTGTYNTANGVNAGLSLLTGGSNTFLGYGSDVTTNAISHSVAIGANAKVNASFKVRIGDENISVIEGQVAWSNPSDRRLKESILYTSRLGLDFINGLKTVTYNYISDKNKIRYDGFIAQDIEKLMSELAVPFSGLKRSDDGMLSLAYSDFVMPLVNAIQEQQKEIEALKAELAETNELKYRLEQLEAKLLN; this is translated from the coding sequence ATGAAAAAACTATACGTATTTCTTATTTCATTAATCTCAATATCCGCTACTGGCCAAATCTCAAGCAATGGCACTACCGACGGCTCCATCATAATCACCCCGAAAGGTATACAAGGAAGTTCAAATGCAGGTTTGGGGAGGTCGAGCATGGCGGTTGGGTCCAATGCCCTTAGAAATAACACTTCTGCGGCGTACGACAATACCGCTATTGGAGATTCTTCCCTTTTTTCAAATACTACGGGTTTCCAGAATACTGCCTTAGGCTCATTAACGCTTCAAAATAACACTACAGGTGTTACAAATACAGCGATAGGAAATTATGTCTTATATTCTAACCAAACTGGTACGCACAATTCTGGAACAGGGAATTTGGCACTCTATGCTAATACTACTGGGATTCGAAATACCGCATTGGGTAATGCTACCCTATTCAGAAGCATTGATAAAGACTATAGTACTGCGGTAGGTAACTTTGCCCTCTATTATTCAAATGCTGAAGGGAACACAGCAACAGGGGCTTTTGCGTTAAGAAATGTAACCACTGGAACTTATAATACTGCCAATGGTGTAAATGCAGGATTAAGCTTGCTCACCGGAGGATCTAACACCTTTTTGGGCTATGGATCTGACGTTACTACTAATGCTATTTCTCACTCCGTGGCAATAGGTGCAAATGCTAAAGTTAATGCCAGTTTTAAAGTTAGAATAGGCGATGAAAATATTTCAGTCATAGAAGGCCAAGTAGCATGGAGTAATCCGTCTGACAGACGTTTAAAAGAAAGTATCCTTTATACCAGTCGCTTAGGCTTAGACTTTATAAATGGGCTAAAAACCGTTACATATAACTACATCTCAGATAAAAACAAAATCCGTTACGATGGTTTCATAGCTCAAGATATTGAAAAACTAATGTCAGAATTGGCAGTGCCGTTTAGCGGTTTGAAAAGGTCTGACGATGGCATGCTTTCGCTTGCATACTCTGACTTTGTAATGCCGCTTGTCAATGCAATTCAGGAACAACAGAAGGAAATAGAAGCATTGAAAGCCGAACTAGCGGAGACAAACGAGTTGAAATACAGGCTAGAGCAATTAGAAGCTAAGCTGTTGAATTGA
- a CDS encoding LamG-like jellyroll fold domain-containing protein, whose protein sequence is MNRIFFLSAILFLGLIEPVKAQEPCGTMQVLKEQLKSDPGMQKRMDERDKQIKFLTSNPQLLNDDLIVIPVVVHVIYHTEAENISDAQIESQIAVLNEDFMRLNADTVNTPDIFKDRAANINLQFALAIRDPNGEATNGITRTYTDKTTFTHQTEMKNWPNGASGGHAAWPARDYLNVWVCNLDGMGLRGFATFPDALDDVDGIVVEPDAFGKGSEFNLIPGYDLGRTGTHEVGHWLRLSHIWGDGGCNIDDGIGDTPSAGASNWIDSPCTFPGPNSCSRIEPDGIDHPDMFQNYMDYSRDQCMNLFTEGQKSLMRLAFAERGSRVSIRNSLGLTSAVECNELTLTFKYDEWPQDLSWTITNKSTNDTVAVGKKYKEPPFGSPPEATEDVYKLCLADGDYTFTIVDAYADGMPEGDYNLISRYDTLHVSDGDFGAGESFDFTINDRYYRFVGPGTDWNDDANWNRRVPSTNAAFGKITIESDCIKKDGLEITPPNILDIKHGVTFSASTRGSELDTINGLVAHYTFNGNANDETENGYNGIIDGATPAADRLGFTQQALNFDGDDFVRIPNLYNATSQPLEDVTYSLWFKPNQNYGAADFYSLIIRTTDAGFTDTIGKPDLGSVENNKFQFYMFENGLNVGRISKATTINFTANQWYHVVATRENGTMKIYLNAAKEGEITYTNPSTFYSDLYLGGHATLNRWYFNGVMDDLRIYHRALSDAEVMAIYNAEKP, encoded by the coding sequence TTGAATCGAATATTTTTCTTGTCCGCCATACTTTTCTTGGGACTAATAGAGCCTGTGAAAGCTCAAGAGCCCTGTGGTACCATGCAAGTGCTCAAAGAACAACTGAAAAGTGACCCCGGCATGCAAAAAAGAATGGACGAAAGGGATAAGCAAATAAAGTTCCTCACTTCTAATCCTCAATTACTTAATGACGATTTAATAGTTATCCCAGTTGTGGTTCATGTGATATATCATACGGAGGCCGAAAATATATCTGATGCACAGATTGAGAGCCAAATAGCGGTGTTAAACGAGGACTTTATGAGACTAAATGCTGATACCGTAAATACTCCAGATATTTTTAAGGATAGAGCCGCAAATATTAATTTACAGTTTGCATTGGCTATAAGAGACCCAAACGGAGAAGCCACAAATGGTATAACAAGAACTTACACCGATAAAACTACATTTACTCACCAAACAGAAATGAAAAACTGGCCAAATGGTGCATCCGGAGGCCATGCAGCATGGCCAGCCAGAGATTATCTTAATGTTTGGGTTTGTAACTTAGATGGTATGGGCTTAAGAGGTTTTGCTACATTTCCTGACGCCCTGGACGATGTCGACGGAATAGTAGTAGAACCAGATGCATTTGGAAAGGGGAGTGAGTTTAATCTTATACCAGGTTATGACTTAGGGCGTACTGGTACGCATGAAGTAGGGCATTGGCTTAGGCTAAGTCATATTTGGGGCGATGGTGGTTGCAACATAGATGATGGTATAGGTGATACCCCAAGTGCCGGTGCATCGAACTGGATTGATTCTCCATGTACTTTTCCGGGTCCAAATTCATGTTCTCGTATTGAGCCTGACGGTATTGATCATCCCGATATGTTTCAGAACTATATGGATTATTCTCGCGACCAATGCATGAATTTATTCACAGAAGGGCAAAAAAGTTTAATGAGGCTGGCTTTTGCAGAACGAGGTTCTCGCGTAAGTATACGAAATTCATTAGGACTTACTTCCGCTGTGGAATGTAATGAGCTAACACTAACCTTTAAATATGATGAGTGGCCACAGGACTTGTCATGGACTATCACTAACAAATCCACCAATGATACCGTAGCGGTGGGTAAAAAATATAAAGAACCTCCTTTCGGTTCCCCCCCAGAAGCCACAGAAGATGTATATAAATTATGTTTAGCTGATGGAGATTATACTTTCACTATTGTAGATGCCTATGCTGATGGAATGCCAGAAGGTGATTACAACTTGATATCAAGATATGACACATTACACGTATCGGACGGTGATTTTGGAGCAGGAGAAAGTTTTGATTTCACTATAAATGATAGGTATTATCGTTTCGTGGGCCCCGGTACAGACTGGAATGATGATGCCAATTGGAACCGTAGAGTTCCAAGTACTAATGCGGCGTTTGGCAAAATAACGATAGAATCAGATTGTATTAAGAAGGATGGCTTGGAGATAACACCACCTAACATACTTGATATAAAACATGGAGTGACATTTTCTGCCTCTACAAGAGGCTCCGAACTTGACACTATTAATGGTTTAGTGGCACATTATACTTTCAACGGTAATGCCAATGACGAAACCGAAAATGGTTACAACGGAATCATAGATGGTGCAACACCAGCCGCAGATAGGTTGGGATTTACTCAACAAGCCCTCAATTTTGATGGGGACGATTTTGTAAGAATCCCGAACTTATACAACGCCACCAGCCAACCTTTGGAGGACGTCACCTATTCACTGTGGTTTAAGCCTAACCAAAATTACGGAGCGGCAGACTTCTATTCATTGATTATTAGAACAACTGATGCCGGGTTTACGGATACGATTGGAAAGCCCGATTTGGGAAGTGTAGAAAATAATAAGTTTCAGTTCTACATGTTTGAGAACGGGCTTAATGTAGGTCGTATTTCCAAAGCAACCACTATCAACTTCACTGCAAATCAGTGGTACCATGTAGTTGCAACAAGAGAAAACGGCACGATGAAAATTTACCTAAATGCCGCAAAAGAAGGAGAAATAACCTATACAAATCCATCAACCTTTTATTCAGACTTATACCTCGGTGGTCATGCTACACTTAATAGATGGTATTTCAACGGTGTAATGGACGACCTCCGAATCTACCACCGAGCATTAAGTGATGCGGAAGTAATGGCGATTTATAATGCGGAGAAGCCTTGA
- a CDS encoding DUF885 domain-containing protein gives MMKHLLHLIVFAFLFTACADKTSKTELPPISEVYDSFYEGFLVLYPAHGNFYGVNRYFDKLPNNLTDEFRSKEVSLYQTHLDKIQQYDRAKLSASDQINYNSMVWYCKNKLGANHDFVKYLPIDQLNSINLYIAQMASGSSVQPFATVADYDNWTKRLKDYNAWLDTALANMEEGITLGYVHPESIVKKIIPQFEAMAQSPVREHLFYSPVKNMPESFTEAEKSTIESTYQKIIKEDIIPRYERLAEFFKTDYLNAARTTSGIGVLPSGPDYYKNQIEYMTSTSLSADSIFALGKSEVARIRTEMEMVKNEVGFKGSLLDFFNHVRTNKDLMPYTEPQQVLSSFDVIQKRMAPQLEKLFDKKPKTPFVVKRTEAFREKSASAQYYAGNPDGSRPGVFYVPIPDVTKYNGNGDEALFLHEAIPGHHYQLMLAMENENIPDFRKFTASGAYIEGWGLYTESLGKELGLYTDPYQYFGMLSAEMHRAIRLVVDTGLHHKGWTREEAIAYSHENESLSEDGIISEIERYMVMPAQALSYKIGQLTILSLRKEAESKLGDTFNIKAFHNIVLDAGDMPLSVLEQRVRTWIEQESE, from the coding sequence ATGATGAAACATTTACTCCATCTAATCGTATTTGCATTCCTATTTACAGCCTGTGCAGATAAAACATCTAAAACGGAACTTCCCCCTATTTCAGAAGTCTATGACAGTTTTTATGAAGGTTTTTTGGTCTTATATCCTGCCCACGGAAACTTTTATGGAGTCAATAGGTATTTTGATAAGCTGCCCAATAACCTGACAGACGAATTTAGATCCAAGGAGGTTTCCCTTTATCAAACCCACCTTGATAAAATTCAGCAATATGATAGAGCAAAACTTAGTGCCTCCGACCAGATAAACTATAACTCGATGGTTTGGTACTGTAAAAACAAACTGGGGGCTAATCATGATTTTGTGAAATATTTACCCATTGACCAACTTAATTCTATAAATCTGTATATCGCACAAATGGCTTCGGGTAGTAGCGTACAGCCTTTTGCCACTGTGGCAGATTATGACAATTGGACTAAAAGACTAAAAGATTACAATGCTTGGCTCGATACAGCATTAGCAAACATGGAGGAAGGAATTACTTTAGGCTATGTGCATCCAGAAAGTATCGTGAAAAAGATAATCCCACAATTTGAAGCAATGGCACAAAGCCCTGTAAGGGAGCACTTATTTTACAGTCCAGTTAAAAATATGCCTGAAAGCTTCACGGAAGCCGAAAAGTCAACCATTGAAAGTACTTATCAAAAAATCATAAAAGAAGACATCATTCCGAGGTATGAGAGACTAGCAGAATTTTTCAAAACGGATTATTTAAATGCGGCCAGAACCACCTCAGGTATTGGTGTTTTACCATCTGGTCCTGATTATTATAAAAATCAGATTGAATACATGACCTCCACAAGCCTTTCGGCAGATTCTATATTTGCTTTAGGAAAATCTGAAGTAGCCAGAATTAGAACAGAAATGGAAATGGTTAAAAATGAAGTCGGTTTTAAAGGAAGCCTGCTCGATTTTTTTAATCACGTGCGTACCAATAAAGACTTAATGCCTTATACGGAACCGCAGCAAGTACTAAGTAGTTTTGATGTCATACAAAAACGCATGGCACCGCAACTTGAAAAGTTGTTTGATAAAAAGCCTAAAACTCCTTTTGTAGTAAAAAGAACCGAGGCTTTTCGTGAAAAATCGGCAAGTGCACAATATTATGCGGGTAATCCTGACGGCTCAAGACCTGGAGTATTCTATGTTCCTATTCCGGATGTTACCAAATATAATGGAAATGGAGATGAAGCTCTGTTTTTACACGAAGCCATTCCTGGGCATCATTATCAATTAATGTTGGCAATGGAAAACGAAAATATTCCTGATTTTAGAAAATTCACGGCTTCTGGAGCCTATATAGAAGGTTGGGGTTTATACACTGAGTCACTCGGAAAGGAGCTGGGATTGTACACCGACCCCTATCAATATTTTGGCATGTTAAGTGCAGAAATGCACCGAGCCATAAGATTGGTGGTGGATACCGGGTTACACCATAAAGGTTGGACACGTGAAGAAGCCATAGCTTATTCTCACGAGAATGAATCCTTATCGGAGGATGGCATTATCTCAGAGATTGAACGCTATATGGTCATGCCAGCACAGGCTCTGAGCTATAAAATAGGACAGCTCACCATTTTAAGCTTACGAAAAGAAGCCGAAAGTAAGTTAGGTGACACTTTTAACATCAAAGCCTTTCATAATATTGTTCTTGATGCTGGTGATATGCCACTTTCAGTATTAGAACAGCGGGTAAGAACTTGGATTGAGCAAGAGAGTGAATAG